The DNA segment CCGCGCGGCCCAGCGCAGCGCGTGGCCGAGGGGGGTCAGGAGATGGACGTACGCCCAGGTCAGCGGCGCGACGACCAGGACGTGCCCGAGCCACCGCAGCGCGGTGCCGACCGGGACCAGTACCCAGCGCCACAGGGCCACGAAGGGCCAGACGAACAGGGCCCGGCAGATCCAGAGCAGCGCGCGGCCGAGGGGCCGCAGGACGGTGGCGTGCAGGAACCGTCCGGCCGCCACCAGCGCGTCCCAGACGAGCCGCACCGGCACCACGAGCACCAGTACGACGATCCGGACGGGCAGCCGGAGGGCGACGACGAGGCAGCCCTCCGGGGGCTGTGGTGCGGGCGGCTTGTCGAGGTCCATACCCTCATGGACGCCGCCGACCCCCTTTTGGATGCCTTTTCAGGTCGCGGGAACCGCCCGGGACTTGTACGCCTCCGGGTAGCGCTGGGTGAACTTCACCGCGCCGACCAGCAGCACGACCGGGATGACCCAGTTGAACCAGTCGTCCTGGCGGGGGAAGTGGATGGCGAGCCAGGTGGAGGCCGTCATGATGGCGAAGGTGACGCCCCAGTACGTGGTGAGGACCCGGTTGATGTGCCGGAACACGGGCGAGTCCCAGTACTGGCGCGGGGTCGCCTCGCGGGCGTACTGGGCGGTGAACGGGTCGTACAGCAGCGAGGCGAAGGCGACGACGGCCACCAGGCCGTTGGAGATGACCTGGGCGTAGGTCTCCAGCCAGAGCAGGTCCGAGCGGCTCAGGGCGAGGGCGAGGACGGACAGGACGGCGAAGAACACGATGCCGGCCGCGTCGAGGATGCGGATCTTTCCGTGCATCAGGTCCTGCGAGGACAGCACGATGGCCGCGATCAGGGCGGCGAGGGCCGCGTACTCCCAGGTGCTGGGGCTGGCCACCACACCGAAGATGATCCAGGGGGCGAAGGAGAGGAACACACTGGCGGTGCCGAGCGGCTTCTTCTTCTCGCGCGTGGTCTGTTCCGTGGTCGCCTGCTCGACCATGAGGACGTCCTCTCCTGAGGTGTGCCGTCGTGGGATGTCGCGGCCCGCCCCCCCCTTCCATCGTCGCGCCGCACTCCCCCGCCCGCACGCCACCCGCCCGTGGTGCGCGGTGGCGGGCGCGCGCTTACGGTGGGAGGTGCGGTCCGGACCACCCAGGGGTTCGCTCGGCGTGTCCGGGAGCCGTCATGACGTATCGCTTCAGCGAGAACGACCAGTTCAACTTCGAGATCCTGCTCGCCCTCGGTTCGGTGTGGCGGCGGGGAGCCGACGCGGGAGAAGTGCTCAGCACCGCCGCTTCGGTGGCGGACGGGGACGGGCAGGCGTGGTTCGACGCCTGGCTGGACCTGGGCCGCCGCGTCCGGATGGAGGCGGAGGAGTGCGCGGCGGCCGGTCATCCGGTGAGCGCCCGTGAGGGCTGGCTGCGCGCGGCCGGCTATCTGGGCACCGCGATGGTGGGCGTGGACGCGGTGCCGGACGCGGAGAAACGGGCGGCGGAGGCGTTCACCGAGCACCGGGCCTGCCTCGACCGCTTCCTGCTGGCCCTGGACCCGCCCGCCGAGCCGGTGTCGATCCCGTACGAGGACACCACGCTCCCCGGCTATCTGATCAGTCCGCCCGGCACGGACGAGCCGCTGCCGACGCTGATCGCCAACAACGGCAGCGACGGTCCGCTCAGCGCGGCCTGGACGATGCTCGGCGCCCCGGCGGTGGAGCGGGGGTACCGCGTCCTGCTCTTCGACGGGCCCGGACAGCAGTCGATGCTCTTCGAGCGGGGGGTCACTTTCCGGCCGGACTGGGAGAACGTCATCACCCCGGTCGTGGACTTCCTCCTCGCCCGTGTCGACGTCGACCCGCGCCGGATCGCGCTGGCGGGGATCAGCCAGGGCGGGTACTGGGTGCCGCGCGCGCTGGCCTTCGAGCACCGGCTCGCGGCTGCGGTGGCCGATCCGGGGGTGGTGCGGGTCGCGGAGAGCTGGTGGCAGCACCTCGGGCCGGATCTGCGCGAGCTGTGGGAGTGCGGGGACCGGGACGCGTTCGACGCGATCATCGGGGAGGCGCTGGAGCAGAACCCGGCGCTGGCCGCGACGTGGCGCTGGCGGGCCAAGCCGTACGGGGTCGAGACGCCCTACGACCTGCTGTGCGAGGTCTCGCGGTACGACCTGCTGACCGAGGTGTCCCGGCACGAGCTGACCCGGGTCGTGGACCACATCACCACCCCGCTGCTGATCACCGACCCGGAGGGCGAGCACTTCTGGCCCGGCGCTTCGGAGCAGCTGTACGACGCGCTGTCCTGCCCCCGCGAACTGGTGCGCTTCACCGAGGAGGAGGGGGCGCATCTGCACTGCGAGCCGCTGGGGCGGGCGCTGTTCGAGGAGCGGGTCTTCGACTGGCTGGACGCCCGGCTCGCCACCGCCGGCACGGTGTGACGACCGGGTTTGATCACCGTACGGCTGCGGCCCTGTAACGCCTTGATCCGACCACGTCAAAGCTATGGATTCCAGCCAGTGCCACTGGTTCCATGGGAGGCCAATCACGCACTTCCCTGGGGGGACGACAAATGAACTGGTACGTGGACGTGCTCAAGAAGTACGCCGTGTTCAGCGGGCGCGCGCGGCGCAAGGAGTACTGGATGTTCACGCTGTTCAGCGTGATCATCAGCATCGTGCTGACGATCCTGGACAACGCGCTGGACATCAACTTCCTCGCCGGTCTCTACGCCCTGGCGGTCCTGCTGCCCTCCCTCGCCGTCGGGGTGCGCCGCCTGCACGACACGGGCCGCACCGGCTGGTGGCTCCTGATCGCGCTGATCCCGTTCATCGGCGCCATCGTCCTGCTCGTCTTCTTCGTCTCCGAGGGCAAGCCGGAGGTCAACGAGTACGGCCCCAACCCGAAGTACGCCCCGGCCGCCTGACGCCGCCGCAGCCACGACGAAGGGCCCACCGGAACATCCGGTGGGCCCTTCGTCGCGTCCGCACTCAGTGGGAGTGGCCGCCCGGTGCCGGGGCGGCGTTCTTCACGGCCAGGGGCAGGAGCTTCTGGCCCGTCGGGCCGATCTGGATGTGGGTGTCCATCTGGGGGCAGACGCCGCAGTCGAAGCAGGGGGTCCAGCGGCAGTCCTCGACCTCGGTCTCGTCGAGGGCGTCCTGCCAGTCCTCCCAGAGCCAGTCCTTGTCGAGACCGGAGTCGAGGTGGTCCCAGGGGAGCACCTCCTCGTAGGAGCGCTCGCGGGTGGTGTACCAGTCGACGTCGACGCCGAACTCGGCCAGCGCCTTGTCCGCGCAGCCCATCCAGCGGTCGTAGGAGAAGTGCTCGCGCCAGCCGTCGAAGCGGCCGCCGTCCTCGTAGACCGCGCGGATGACCGCGCCCACCCGACGGTCGCCGCGCGAGAGCAGGCCCTCGACGATGCCGGGCTTGCCGTCGTGATAGCGGAAACCGATGGAGCGGCCGTACTTCTTGTCGCCCCGGATCTTGTCGCGGAGCTTCTGCAGGCGCGCGTCGGTCTCCTCGGCGGAGAGCTGCGGGGCCCACTGGAACGGGGTGTGCGGCTTGGGCACGAACCCGCCGATGGAGACCGTGCAGCGGATGTCGCCCGAGCCGGAGACCTCGCGGCCCTTCTGGATGACGTGGGTCGCCATGTCGGCGATCTGCAGGACGTCGTCGTCCGTCTCGGTGGGCAGGCCGCACATGAAGTACAGCTTCACCTGACGCCAGCCGTTGCCGTACGCGGTGGCGACCGTGCGGATCAGGTCCTCCTCCGAGACCATCTTGTTGATGACCTTGCGCATGCGCTCGGAGCCGCCCTCGGGGGCGAAGGTGAGACCCGAGCGACGGCCGTTGCGGGTCAGCTCGTTGGCAAGGTCGACGTTGAACGCGTCGACACGGGTGGAGGGGAGGGAGAGGCCGATCTTGTCGTCCGTGTAGCGGTCGGCGAGGCCCTTGGCGATCTCCCCGATCTCGGAGTGGTCCGCCGAGGACAGCGACAGCAGGCCGACCTCCTCGAAGCCGGTCGCGTTCAGACCCTTCTCGACCATGTCGCCGATGCCGGTGATCGAGCGCTCGCGCACCGGGCGCGTGATCATGCCCGCCTGGCAGAACCGGCAGCCGCGCGTGCAGCCGCGGAAGATCTCCACCGACATCCGCTCGTGCACCGTCTCCGCGAGCGGCACCAGCGGCTGCTTCGGGTACGGCCACTCGTCCAGGTCCATCACCGTGTGCTTGGAGACGCGCCACGGCACACCGGAACGGTTGGGGACCACACGGCCGATCCGGCCATCGGGCAGGTACTCCACGTCGTAGAACGCCGGGATGTACACCGCGCCCGTCTTCGCCAGCCGGAGCAGGACCTCCTCGCGGCCACCGGGACGGCCCTCCGCCTTCCAGCCGCGGATGATCTCCGTCATGTCCAGCACGGCCTGCTCGCCGTCACCGATGATCGCCGCGTCGATGAAGTCCGCGATCGGCTCCGGGTTGAACGCCGCGTGCCCGCCGGCCAGCACGATCGGGTCGTCGACCGTACGGTCCCGGGACTCCAGCGGGATGCCCGCCAGCTCCAGCGCGGTGAGCATGTTGGTGTAGCCCAGCTCGGTGGAGAAGCTCAGGCCGAACACGTCGAACGCCTTCACCGGGCGGTGGCTGTCCACCGTGAACTGCGGGACACCGTGCTCCCGCATCAGCGCCTCCAGGTCCGGCCACACGCTGTACGTGCGCTCGGCGAGGACGCCCCGCTGCTCGTTGAGCACCTCGTAGAGGATCATGACGCCCTGGTTGGGCAGACCCACCTCGTAGGCGTCCGGGTACATCAGCGCCCAGCGGACCTCGGCCTCGTCCCAGGGCTTGACGGTGGAGTTCAGTTCTCCGCCGACGTACTGGATCGGCTTCTGCACATGCGGGAGCAAGGCTTCGAGCTGCGGGAAGACCGAGTCGACAGACATCGCGGCATAACCTTCGTGAGCTGACTGGAGGGCATCTCCCGGCCGGAGGCTGGAAGGGTGACCATCAAGCCTAACCCGTTCGGACGCCTCCCCCGTACGCCGAGCCTCAGCGCGGGAAGGCCGAGCGGGCCTTCGTCCAGGTGCCGGGCAGCTTCTCCTCCGTGCGCCGGGCCGCCCGCACCTCCCGCTCGTACAGCACCCCGTACGTGAACGCGCTCTCCCCCGCCGCGTGCGCCACCGCCGCCAGCTCGCGCAGGGTGTGCCGGGCCAGCACGCTGTCCTGGTGCTCGCCGAGCAGACTCGTCAGCTTCTTCGCCGCGCGGGCCAGGGCGCGGGCGGAGCCGCCCAGCGCGGGGACGGCCGCCTCGGCGGCGTACCGGGCGCGCTTGGCACGCTTACGGGCCTGGTGCAGGGCGTGGTCGCGGTCCTCGCCGGGCGGCAGCTCCAGCGCGGCCGTCACCAGCCGGGCCAGCTTGGCGCCCTCCTTGCTCAGCGCCCGGGTGAGCACCTTGCCCGGCTTCAGCGCCGCCCGCTGCCGCAGCGGCGGGTCCGCGAGCAGGGTGTCGAGGCTGTCCAGCAGGGCGAGATAACGGGCGGAGTCCAGCACCCCGAGCAGCCGGCCCCGGGTACTGCCGTGCCGGGTGGCGGCCCAGGAACCGAGGCGCTCGCGGACCGGGCCGGTGACCTCGCCGGGCGGGAGGGCGTCCAGCGCGTCCGACAGCCGTTCCGCCAGCACCTCCTGGTCCCGGCCCACCCCCAGCTCGCCGGCCAGCCACTTCAGCTCGGCCTGCACCGGGTCGGTGGCGTTCCGGTCCAGCACCGAGCCGTAGCTGCGGAGGGCGGAGCGGAGCCGGCGGGTGGCGACCCGCATCTGGTGCACGGAGTCCGGCAGGTCCCGGCGGACGCCGGGGTCCCGGGCGAGGATGGCCTCGCGCTGCTCGCGTAGGTACGCGAGGACGTGGTCCCCCGCCGTCACCGGCTCCGCCGCCCGCCCCGGCGCCCCGGCACGGGAGCCGCCGGTACGGCGCAGCGCCTCGGCCACCTTGGAGGCGGCCTTCGACGGCCGCACCCCCGCCTCGGCGAACCGCTGCTCGACGGCGTCCAGCACGGCCGGGTCGGCGCCGTCGGCCAGCTCCACCTCGATCTCGGTCCACCGGGCCGTGCCGCCCGCGCGGTTGAGCCGCTCGGCGTCGACGGTGTCCACGCTCGCCTCGGCCAGCAGGGTCCCGTCCGCGCCGAGCAGATGCCGTACGTCGCGCGCGGACCGCAGCCGGACCACGGGGACCAGCTCGGCGCCCCGGACGCGTGAGCGGACCAGCGCGGCGATCTCCTCCGGCACGGTGTCCGAGAGCGGGGCCCGGATCTCGTCCCGGACACCGGGGGCGACCGGGAACTTCAGATGCCATCCGGCGTCCGCGCCCCCGGTACGGCGGCGCAGGGTGAGCGAGGCGGCGCCCAGCCGCTCGTCGGCGGTGTCGTAGTAGACGGCGTCCAGCTCGACCACGCCCCGGCCGACGACGTCCGTCACCGCCCCGGCCCCGGCCAGCCCGGGAAGCGGCTCACCGTCCGCGACCTCGTACTTCCGCTCGATCTCCCGCTTCACGTCCGCCATGAACCGAATCTAGAACGCGCCGGCCGTCCCAACCAGCCCCCGGACACGCGAGAGGGCCGGGAGACAGGCTCCCGGCCCTCGGCGCTACGGGCTCACGCGGACATCGGCCGCTGCACTCTGATCGACTGCAGCAGGCCCACCGCGATCCACACCGCGAACATCGAGGACCCGCCGTAGGAGACGAAGGGCAGCGGGAGACCGGTGACCGGCATGATGCCGAGCGTCATGCCGACGTTCTCGAACGCCTGGAAGGCGAACCAGGCGACGATGCCGGCGGCCACGATGGTGCCGTACAGCTCGGTCGAGTCGCGGGCGATGCGGCAGGCGCGCCACAGGATGACGCCGAGGAGGAGGATTATCAGGCCGGCCCCGAGGAAGCCGAGTTCCTCACCCGCGACGGTGAAGACGAAGTCGGTCTGCTGCTCCGGCACGAACTGGCCCGTGGTCTGCGAACCGTGGAACAGCCCGGAACCGGTCAGCCCGCCCGAGCCGATGGCGATGCGCGCCTGGTTGGTGTTGTAGCCGACGCCCGCCGGGTCCAGCTCCGGGTTGGCGAAGGCCGCGAACCGGTTGATCTGGTAGTCGTCCAGGATGTGCAACTGCCACACCGCGAGGGCACCGAGGGCACCGGCCGAGATCAGGCCGAACACCCAGCGGTTGGAGGCGCCGGAGGCGAGCAGCACGCCCAGGATGATGATCACCATCACCATGACCGACCCCAGGTCGGGCATGAGCAGCACGATCAGGATCGGCACCGCCGCCAGCCCGAGCGCCTGGAGCACCGTGCGGTGGTCCGGGTACGCCTTGTCGCCCGCGTCGACCCGCGCGGACAGCAGCATCGCCATGCCCAGGATGATCGTGATCTTCACGAACTCCGAGGGCTGGACCGAGAAGCCGCCGCCGAACACGATCCAGGAGTGGGCGCCGTTGACGGTGGAGCCCAGCGGGGTCAGCACCGCGAGGATGCCGGCCACCGAGAGGCCGTAGAGGATCGGCACCGCGTTGCGCAGGCCGCGATGGCCCAGCCACAGGGTGCCGATCATCAGGGCGAGCCCGATGCCGGTGTTCATGAAGTGCCGGATCAGGAAGTAGTACGGGTCGCCCTGGTTGATCTCGGTGCGGTTGCGGGTCGCCGAGAACACCAGCAGGGAGCCGATCATCGACAGCGCGAGCGCCGCCAGCAACATCGGCCAGTCCAGCCGGCGGGCCGCCGAGTCACGGGCGAAGATCCTGGTCCAGCCGGCCCGCTGGGGGCCGTAGCCGGAGACGGAGAAGGTGTTGCCGGTCATGTGCGCGTCCTCCGGCTCCCCCTCCGGCGGGGCCGCCTGCGGGTGTTGCTGTTGGTGTTGGGCGAGGGCGAGGTGGCGGGGGGCTGGTCCTCGCCGTTGCTGGTGTTGTCCTGCTGCGCCTTCTCGACGTCCTTGGCCGGGTCGCCGGCGACCTTCGGAGAGGCCACCGTGCCGTCGGGACGGACCTTCGGGAGGGTCTGCTGCGGATGCGGCAGCATCGCCCGCTTGTTGTCGATCGAGCCGTCGCCCTGGACGCCGTACAGCGCGCTGTAGATGTTGCGCACGGCCTCACCGGAGGCTCCGGAACCCGTACCGGCCTGGGCGATCGTCATGATCACCGTGTAGTCCTTGGAGTAGGTGGCGAGCCACGAGGTGGTCTGCTTGCCGTAGACCTCCGCCGTACCGGTCTTGCCGTGCAGCGGGATCTTGTCCTGCGGCCAGCCGCCGAACTTCCACGCGGCGGTACCCCGGGTGATGACGCCCGCGAAGGCGTCGTCCATGCCCTTGAGGGTGGCCTTGCTGACCGGCAGCTTGCCCGAGGGCCTCGGCTTCAGCTCGCGCACCGACTTGCCGTCCGCGCTGATGACCGCCTTGCCGATGCTCGGGTGGTACATCGTGCCGCCGTTGGCGACGGCGCCGTAGATCACCGCCTCCTGGATCGGCGTGACGAGGGTGTCGCCCTGGCCGATGGAGTAGTTGATCGAGTCGCCCTCACGCATCTTGTTGCCTTCGAGGCAGTTCTCGTAGGCGATCTTCTCGACGTACGACCCGTCCTTCTTGCCGTACTTGCACCAGGCGTCCTTGTTGGCCTTCCAGTAGTCCAGCTTCCACTGGCGGTCCGGGACGCGGCCGGTGACCTCGTTGGGCAGGTCGACGCCGGTCTCCTTGCCGAGGCCGAACTGGTGGGCGGCCTTGTAGAAGTAGTCCTTGGGCTGACCCTTCTTCGGGTTGATCCCGCCGTCCTTCTTCCACTGCTGGTCGGAGAGGTAGTAGAAGACGGTGTCGCAGGAGACCTCCAGCGCCCGGCCCAGCGGGATCGGGCCGAAGCTCTCGCCCTCGAAGTTCTTGAAGACCTGGCCGCCCACCGAGTACGAACTCGTGCAGGGGTAGCGGCCGTTGAAGTCGTAGCCCGCCTCGACCGCGGCGGCCGTGGAGACCACCTTGAAGGTCGAGCCCGGTGCGGCCTGGCCCTGGATGGCCCGGTTCAGCAGCGGGTAGTCGGAGTTCTTGCCGGTGAGCGTCTTGTAGTCCTTGGCGGAGATGCCGCCGACCCAGACGTTCGGGTCGTAGTCGGGCGCCGAGGTCATGGCGACGATGCGGCCGGTCTTGGCCTCCATCACCACGGCGGCACCGGAGTCCGCCTTGTAGTTGGTGCCGGTGATGCTGTCGAACTGCTGGCGGGCGACCTTCATCGCCTTGTCCAGCTCGAACTCGGTGACCCGCTGGATGCGGGAGTCGATGCTGGTGACCAGGTTGGAGCCGGACTCCGCCGGGTCGGCCTGGGCCTTGCCGATGACCCGGCCGAGGTTGTCCACCTCGTACCGCGTGACGCCGGCCTTGCCGCGCAGCTCCTTGTCGTACTGCCGCTCCAGACCGGAACGGCCGACCATGTCGGAGCGCAGGTAGGGCGAGTCGGTGTCCTTGGCCTGCTGGATCTCGTCGTCGGTGACCGGGGAGAGGTAGCCGAGGACCTGGGAGGTGTGGGCCTTGCCCGGCGCGCCGTACCGGCGGACCGCCTCGGGCTCGGCGGTGATGCCGGGGAAGTCCTCGGCGCGCTCCCGGATCTGGAGGGCCTGCTTGGGCGTGGCCTCGTCGGTGATCGGGATCGGCTGGTAGGGCGAGCCGTTCCAGCAGGGCTGGGGGGTCTTGGCGTCGCACAGCCGGACCTTCTGCTGCACGTCCTCCGCCTTCAGGCCGAGGACGGCGGCGAGCTTGGCCAGGACGCCCTTGCCGTCGTCCTTCTGCTTGAGCAGGTCGGTGCGGGAGGCGGAGACGACGAGCCGCGTCTCGTTGTCCGCGAGCGGGATCCCGCGGGCGTCCAGGATGTCACCGCGCACGGCGGGGTCCACGACCTGCTGGACGTGGTTGCCGGACGCCTCCTTCTGGTACGCGGCGCCCTCGCGGATCTGGAGGTACCACAGCCGGCCGCCGAGGGTGCCGAGCAGGGAGAGCACGAGGATCTGGATGACGACCAGCCGGATCTGGACCCGCGGGGTCCGCCCGGTCTCGGGGATATTGGTCATGGGCGCAGCCCATTCATGGGAAGGGCGGTGGCGGGCGACGGGTGGGCGGTCACTGCTGCTGACTCCCCCTCTCAGCGCGGGAAACGATGTGCGCGTACGGACGACAGGTGAACTCGGGCGTCATCACAGCCGCTTGACCCCCTTGATCCGGCCGACGCGGGCGGAGCGGGTGCGGGCCCTGGCCTTCAGCGCGCCGAAGCCCCGCTGGGAGCCGATGCGCAGCCCGGTGCCGGAGGAGAGCCAGCCCGAGGAGATGTTCCCGGCCTTGGCTGCGGGGCCGGACTCGGCCAGCGGGTCGTTGTCCGCGCGGCGGGCCAGCCACATCACGCCGGGCACCACGAAGGGGGCCAGCAGCAGGTCGTACAGCGCGGCCGAGAACAGCAGGCCGGGCAGGCCGACATGGCGGGCGGCGGTGTCGCCGACGAGGGCGCCGACGCCCGCGTAGAGCAGGGTGGAGCCGATCGCGGCGGCGACCACGACGGCCATCGGGCCGGTCGCGGACTTCAGCCGGCCGGTCTCGGGCTTGACCAGACCGGCGAAGTAGCCGATGACGCACAGCACGAGGGCGTAGCGGCCGGCCGCGTGGTCGGCGGGCGGGGCGAGGTCCGCGAGCAGTCCGGCGCCGAAGCCGACCAGGGCGCCGCCGACATGGCCGTACACCAGGGCGAGGCCGAGGACGGTCAG comes from the Streptomyces seoulensis genome and includes:
- a CDS encoding alpha/beta hydrolase family protein — encoded protein: MTYRFSENDQFNFEILLALGSVWRRGADAGEVLSTAASVADGDGQAWFDAWLDLGRRVRMEAEECAAAGHPVSAREGWLRAAGYLGTAMVGVDAVPDAEKRAAEAFTEHRACLDRFLLALDPPAEPVSIPYEDTTLPGYLISPPGTDEPLPTLIANNGSDGPLSAAWTMLGAPAVERGYRVLLFDGPGQQSMLFERGVTFRPDWENVITPVVDFLLARVDVDPRRIALAGISQGGYWVPRALAFEHRLAAAVADPGVVRVAESWWQHLGPDLRELWECGDRDAFDAIIGEALEQNPALAATWRWRAKPYGVETPYDLLCEVSRYDLLTEVSRHELTRVVDHITTPLLITDPEGEHFWPGASEQLYDALSCPRELVRFTEEEGAHLHCEPLGRALFEERVFDWLDARLATAGTV
- a CDS encoding DUF805 domain-containing protein, with protein sequence MNWYVDVLKKYAVFSGRARRKEYWMFTLFSVIISIVLTILDNALDINFLAGLYALAVLLPSLAVGVRRLHDTGRTGWWLLIALIPFIGAIVLLVFFVSEGKPEVNEYGPNPKYAPAA
- a CDS encoding TIGR03960 family B12-binding radical SAM protein, giving the protein MSVDSVFPQLEALLPHVQKPIQYVGGELNSTVKPWDEAEVRWALMYPDAYEVGLPNQGVMILYEVLNEQRGVLAERTYSVWPDLEALMREHGVPQFTVDSHRPVKAFDVFGLSFSTELGYTNMLTALELAGIPLESRDRTVDDPIVLAGGHAAFNPEPIADFIDAAIIGDGEQAVLDMTEIIRGWKAEGRPGGREEVLLRLAKTGAVYIPAFYDVEYLPDGRIGRVVPNRSGVPWRVSKHTVMDLDEWPYPKQPLVPLAETVHERMSVEIFRGCTRGCRFCQAGMITRPVRERSITGIGDMVEKGLNATGFEEVGLLSLSSADHSEIGEIAKGLADRYTDDKIGLSLPSTRVDAFNVDLANELTRNGRRSGLTFAPEGGSERMRKVINKMVSEEDLIRTVATAYGNGWRQVKLYFMCGLPTETDDDVLQIADMATHVIQKGREVSGSGDIRCTVSIGGFVPKPHTPFQWAPQLSAEETDARLQKLRDKIRGDKKYGRSIGFRYHDGKPGIVEGLLSRGDRRVGAVIRAVYEDGGRFDGWREHFSYDRWMGCADKALAEFGVDVDWYTTRERSYEEVLPWDHLDSGLDKDWLWEDWQDALDETEVEDCRWTPCFDCGVCPQMDTHIQIGPTGQKLLPLAVKNAAPAPGGHSH
- a CDS encoding CYTH and CHAD domain-containing protein, coding for MADVKREIERKYEVADGEPLPGLAGAGAVTDVVGRGVVELDAVYYDTADERLGAASLTLRRRTGGADAGWHLKFPVAPGVRDEIRAPLSDTVPEEIAALVRSRVRGAELVPVVRLRSARDVRHLLGADGTLLAEASVDTVDAERLNRAGGTARWTEIEVELADGADPAVLDAVEQRFAEAGVRPSKAASKVAEALRRTGGSRAGAPGRAAEPVTAGDHVLAYLREQREAILARDPGVRRDLPDSVHQMRVATRRLRSALRSYGSVLDRNATDPVQAELKWLAGELGVGRDQEVLAERLSDALDALPPGEVTGPVRERLGSWAATRHGSTRGRLLGVLDSARYLALLDSLDTLLADPPLRQRAALKPGKVLTRALSKEGAKLARLVTAALELPPGEDRDHALHQARKRAKRARYAAEAAVPALGGSARALARAAKKLTSLLGEHQDSVLARHTLRELAAVAHAAGESAFTYGVLYEREVRAARRTEEKLPGTWTKARSAFPR
- the rodA gene encoding rod shape-determining protein RodA: MTGNTFSVSGYGPQRAGWTRIFARDSAARRLDWPMLLAALALSMIGSLLVFSATRNRTEINQGDPYYFLIRHFMNTGIGLALMIGTLWLGHRGLRNAVPILYGLSVAGILAVLTPLGSTVNGAHSWIVFGGGFSVQPSEFVKITIILGMAMLLSARVDAGDKAYPDHRTVLQALGLAAVPILIVLLMPDLGSVMVMVIIILGVLLASGASNRWVFGLISAGALGALAVWQLHILDDYQINRFAAFANPELDPAGVGYNTNQARIAIGSGGLTGSGLFHGSQTTGQFVPEQQTDFVFTVAGEELGFLGAGLIILLLGVILWRACRIARDSTELYGTIVAAGIVAWFAFQAFENVGMTLGIMPVTGLPLPFVSYGGSSMFAVWIAVGLLQSIRVQRPMSA
- the mrdA gene encoding penicillin-binding protein 2 is translated as MTNIPETGRTPRVQIRLVVIQILVLSLLGTLGGRLWYLQIREGAAYQKEASGNHVQQVVDPAVRGDILDARGIPLADNETRLVVSASRTDLLKQKDDGKGVLAKLAAVLGLKAEDVQQKVRLCDAKTPQPCWNGSPYQPIPITDEATPKQALQIRERAEDFPGITAEPEAVRRYGAPGKAHTSQVLGYLSPVTDDEIQQAKDTDSPYLRSDMVGRSGLERQYDKELRGKAGVTRYEVDNLGRVIGKAQADPAESGSNLVTSIDSRIQRVTEFELDKAMKVARQQFDSITGTNYKADSGAAVVMEAKTGRIVAMTSAPDYDPNVWVGGISAKDYKTLTGKNSDYPLLNRAIQGQAAPGSTFKVVSTAAAVEAGYDFNGRYPCTSSYSVGGQVFKNFEGESFGPIPLGRALEVSCDTVFYYLSDQQWKKDGGINPKKGQPKDYFYKAAHQFGLGKETGVDLPNEVTGRVPDRQWKLDYWKANKDAWCKYGKKDGSYVEKIAYENCLEGNKMREGDSINYSIGQGDTLVTPIQEAVIYGAVANGGTMYHPSIGKAVISADGKSVRELKPRPSGKLPVSKATLKGMDDAFAGVITRGTAAWKFGGWPQDKIPLHGKTGTAEVYGKQTTSWLATYSKDYTVIMTIAQAGTGSGASGEAVRNIYSALYGVQGDGSIDNKRAMLPHPQQTLPKVRPDGTVASPKVAGDPAKDVEKAQQDNTSNGEDQPPATSPSPNTNSNTRRRPRRRGSRRTRT
- the mreD gene encoding rod shape-determining protein MreD, which codes for MRLNRVLLSTVLVVVALVIQVSVLARLHLPGAVPDLLLLTVLGLALVYGHVGGALVGFGAGLLADLAPPADHAAGRYALVLCVIGYFAGLVKPETGRLKSATGPMAVVVAAAIGSTLLYAGVGALVGDTAARHVGLPGLLFSAALYDLLLAPFVVPGVMWLARRADNDPLAESGPAAKAGNISSGWLSSGTGLRIGSQRGFGALKARARTRSARVGRIKGVKRL